Proteins encoded together in one Scyliorhinus canicula chromosome 21, sScyCan1.1, whole genome shotgun sequence window:
- the dolk gene encoding dolichol kinase has translation MYPVAKVGRKSNQTKGTFKRIIVGKWNGTSNTLPDSRVIKPFSVLCTSEEKPAAMLQNPVYVESFIVFIIVLSVHAVIWNTFSWCTLALAVQAYYVQHKWDRLLKSGNAVFQYRTADSSGLLPASVVLPLIGIVLKERWATVGNVQFERFCIVCSAAGMAIALFISLLGLGLTKPLPTNTSIVYGFATCAIMYALKHTLSVSEVIEILEVLLIFVYLSLIILYIMPRSFTPGEVMLFLSGLSIVTNQLIKRCLTFGDSRYDPLASFLLVIVVGTALLGLVFTILYCFVDSNTWVSSLIFHVTTVIFGSGTMALWFYRLTRNHLFAWLLNFLTSTRTRMYLLSYWVTLAFLAALIVFHQNCKQSSGSKEYKASTAMRKSFHIVIVATYIPGLIYDRPLLYVAAVVCFAAFVVLEYIRHFRIKPLGMMLSPMLATFLDERDSGPLILTHIYLLLGLTLPVWLFPGVFAPLSVFPGEVALAPYAGVLAVGIGDAMASVIGSTVGEVRWPGTKKTFEGTATSIFAQIIAVALILIFDKTVSLNGSYTWIVGSIVIVSLLETYTNQIDNLLLPLYLFLMLMV, from the coding sequence ATGTACCCAGTTGCAAAAGTTGGAAGAAAATCCAATCAGACAAAGGGGACATTTAAGCGAATAATTGTTGGCAAATGGAATGGAACCTCAAACACTTTGCCGGATTCTAGGGTAATCAAACCTTTCTCGGTACTGTGTACGTCGGAAGAGAAGCCTGCAGCAATGTTGCAAAatcctgtctatgtggagtctttcattgtcTTCATCATCGTGTTGTCTGTCCACGCTGTGATCTGGAACACCTTTTCCTGGTGCACACTCGCCTTGGCGGTTCAGGCTTATTATGTTCAGCACAAGTGGGACCGGCTGCTGAAGTCCGGGAATGCTGTTTTCCAATACAGGACGGCCGATAGCAGTGGCCTGCTGCCGGCCAGCGTGGTTTTGCCTCTGATAGGAATCGTGCTGAAGGAGCGGTGGGCGACGGTCGGCAACGTACAGTTCGAGCGGTTCTGCATTGTGTGTTCGGCTGCGGGAATGGCCATTGCTCTCTTCATCTCACTGCTGGGTCTGGGCCTCACAAAGCCACTGCCCACTAATACCAGCATTGTGTACGGCTTCGCAACCTGTGCCATAATGTACGCCCTGAAACACACACTTTCGGTTTCCGAGGTCATCGAAATCTTGGAAGTACTATTGATttttgtctatctctctctcatcaTCCTTTATATCATGCCACGGAGCTTCACCCCAGGAGAAGTTATGTTGTTCTTGTCGGGTTTGAGCATAGTCACCAATCAGCTCATCAAACGTTGTTTGACTTTCGGAGACAGCCGCTATGATCCACTTGCATCGTTCCTTTTGGTGATTGTGGTTGGGACGGCTCTTCTGGGATTGGTTTTCACCATTTTGTACTGTTTTGTGGACTCTAACACCTGGGTCTCCTCGCTGATTTTCCACGTGACTACAGTTATCTTTGGATCGGGAACCATGGCCCTCTGGTTCTACCGACTGACCAGGAACCATCTTTTCGCTTGGCTTCTCAACTTCCTCACATCCACCAGAACCAGGATGTACCTGCTTAGCTACTGGGTCACACTGGCATTCCTGGCTGCACTCATTGTCTTTCACCAGAACTGTAAGCAATCATCTGGATCTAAAGAGTACAAAGCTTCCACAGCCATGCGGAAAAGCTTTCACATTGTTATAGTGGCAACCTACATCCCAGGCCTCATCTACGATCGTCCGCTACTGTACGTTGCTGCCGTGGTTTGCTTTGCCGCATTTGTGGTGTTGGAGTATATAAGGCATTTCAGGATTAAACCACTTGGAATGATGTTGAGTCCAATGCTTGCCACGTTTCTTGATGAGCGTGACAGTGGCCCTTTAATCCTGACGCACATTTATCTGCTGCTAGGACTGACACTGCCTGTATGGCTGTTCCCTGGGGTGTTCGCCCCACTCAGTGTTTTTCCAGGGGAGGTAGCACTGGCTCCCTATGCGGGAGTCCTGGCCGTGGGGATTGGCGACGCCATGGCCTCTGTTATTGGAAGCACGGTGGGAGAGGTTAGGTGGCCTGGAACGAAGAAGACCTTTGAAGGGACAGCAACTTCCATCTTTGCCCAGATAATTGCTGTTGCTTTAATTCTGATCTTTGATAAAACAGTGAGTCTGAATGGCAGCTACACCTGGATTGTGGGGTCTATTGTCATAGTCTCCCTGTTGGAAACTTACACCAATCAAATAGACAATCTTTTATTGCCTTTGTATCTTTTCCTTATGCTGATGGTTTGA